One genomic region from Geitlerinema sp. PCC 9228 encodes:
- a CDS encoding M56 family metallopeptidase: MHASAIAMVLAISLAVRYGYSWQATAENRKSQTYPQRHLRALVAFLLPPLLLFMTAVSIVWMGPVGGMVWGKAGWVSYILAWEFLIFAMGQLVCLAWQTWNLQQKVHTYPQQVWEGISFRLLETPIAYSALVGCWQRSLVVSRGMLALLDRERLHAVLTHEQGHEYYRDPFWFFWLGWMRRCCSWLPHTELLWQELLLLREIRADAWASQRVDPLTLAESLLQVVQHSLPDTETTENLGTAFSCAYPDNRLLERIDALLDPTESPPEVPCRCWLWVAVSFLPLAIAPFHY, translated from the coding sequence ATGCACGCAAGCGCGATCGCCATGGTTTTGGCTATCTCTTTGGCGGTGCGATACGGCTACAGTTGGCAGGCAACTGCTGAGAACCGTAAGTCCCAAACTTACCCCCAACGCCATTTACGTGCTTTGGTAGCTTTTTTGTTGCCCCCTTTGCTGCTGTTTATGACCGCGGTTTCTATTGTTTGGATGGGACCGGTGGGCGGTATGGTCTGGGGTAAAGCTGGGTGGGTAAGCTATATTCTTGCTTGGGAATTTCTCATATTTGCCATGGGACAGCTCGTTTGCTTGGCTTGGCAAACTTGGAATTTGCAGCAAAAGGTACACACCTATCCCCAACAGGTCTGGGAAGGTATTTCGTTTCGCTTGTTAGAGACGCCCATTGCCTACAGTGCTTTGGTGGGATGCTGGCAGCGATCGCTGGTGGTTAGCCGCGGCATGCTGGCATTGCTCGATCGCGAGCGGTTGCACGCGGTTTTAACCCACGAACAGGGTCACGAATATTACCGGGACCCGTTTTGGTTCTTTTGGTTGGGATGGATGCGCCGCTGCTGTTCCTGGCTGCCGCATACGGAGTTGCTCTGGCAGGAGTTGCTCCTGTTGCGAGAAATTCGCGCCGATGCTTGGGCAAGCCAACGGGTGGATCCGCTCACCCTAGCGGAATCGCTATTGCAAGTGGTGCAGCATTCCCTTCCCGATACAGAAACTACGGAAAATCTCGGTACGGCCTTTAGCTGTGCCTACCCCGACAACCGCTTGCTGGAACGGATCGATGCTCTGCTCGACCCTACGGAATCACCGCCGGAAGTCCCCTGCCGTTGCTGGTTGTGGGTAGCCGTATCGTTTTTACCTTTGGCGATCGCGCCTTTTCATTATTAA
- a CDS encoding DUF3038 domain-containing protein, translating into MLAMLPDPPLDERECPPRSRTQLDLLLLAIEALHLGGSEEFLQVAKELGLEDIIPNRVTLWQLRSANPWRLHSQRRTLRWQEGKALVAIVCHLSRRLTFTIRQLLVDDRKLQEKQIPYRQHLRISQYLERFRSHYRSRMNLRRSAVAAYSSDERLNELAMGLLGQLLFCTGTYGMQRLWMSLFEGEV; encoded by the coding sequence ATGCTGGCCATGCTCCCCGACCCGCCTTTAGACGAGCGCGAATGCCCGCCACGCTCGCGGACGCAATTGGACTTGCTTTTGCTAGCCATTGAGGCATTGCACTTGGGCGGTTCGGAGGAGTTTTTGCAGGTAGCCAAAGAGCTGGGGTTGGAAGATATTATTCCCAACCGCGTGACCTTGTGGCAGCTGCGCAGTGCCAATCCCTGGCGTCTCCACAGCCAGCGGCGTACGTTGCGTTGGCAGGAAGGCAAAGCGTTGGTGGCGATTGTTTGCCATCTCAGTCGGCGGCTAACCTTTACCATTCGCCAGTTGTTGGTGGACGATCGAAAATTGCAGGAAAAACAAATTCCCTACCGGCAACATCTACGTATTTCCCAGTATTTGGAGCGTTTTCGCTCTCACTATCGTTCCCGCATGAATCTCCGCCGCAGTGCTGTTGCCGCCTACAGCAGTGACGAACGCCTCAACGAGCTGGCGATGGGATTGTTGGGGCAGCTTTTATTTTGTACCGGTACCTACGGCATGCAAAGGCTGTGGATGAGTTTGTTTGAGGGAGAGGTGTAA
- a CDS encoding RNA-guided endonuclease TnpB family protein, with product MIPSYQYRLKPTYDQRCRMTRWLDMLRYQYNYLLTDRFDWWEMNHCSINACPLVSSIAKPREKPTYYGQKRSLVQLKEERPWYKEVHTHVLQDVVKRVNLAFQRWLKGDGNGKRSGKPRFKGKNRYRTMAFSSMPSDPVNGNRVKFPKLGEIKFIRHRPLPEGVKVKRALITKKADGWYVTLTLEDKSIPDSATLDIKTTQDNNLGIDSGWECFVAGSDGSTKEPRRFYRQAEDKLAKLQVNRDKKAEGFKPRRKLNQRIAKLHQKIARQRKQWHYELAGELLDRADVLFVEDLQGSNMTGRGQPKQDENGNYLPNRLSARSGLNKSFADAGIAEFLNEILFYQAEKAGKPVIKVNPKGTSRHCSNCLNRVPKELSDRWHNSCPHCGIELQRDVNSGILIKKVGWGIASLKNANPSKGRRSQQRTA from the coding sequence ATGATTCCTTCTTACCAATACCGCTTGAAACCGACCTATGACCAACGGTGTCGAATGACGCGCTGGTTGGATATGCTGAGGTATCAGTATAATTATCTTCTAACTGACAGGTTTGATTGGTGGGAAATGAATCATTGTTCTATCAACGCTTGTCCTTTGGTTAGCAGTATTGCTAAACCAAGAGAAAAACCAACTTATTACGGTCAAAAACGTTCTTTGGTTCAACTAAAAGAGGAAAGACCGTGGTATAAGGAAGTTCATACTCATGTCCTCCAAGATGTAGTTAAGCGGGTTAATTTAGCTTTTCAGCGATGGTTAAAGGGGGATGGCAATGGTAAGCGCAGCGGTAAACCCAGATTTAAGGGGAAGAATCGTTATCGCACTATGGCGTTCTCCTCTATGCCCTCCGACCCCGTTAACGGGAACAGAGTCAAGTTTCCCAAGCTAGGGGAAATCAAATTTATTCGACATCGCCCTCTCCCCGAAGGGGTTAAGGTAAAACGAGCGTTGATTACGAAAAAGGCAGATGGCTGGTATGTCACGCTAACATTAGAGGATAAATCAATCCCAGATTCTGCGACTTTGGACATCAAGACGACTCAAGATAATAATCTTGGTATTGATTCGGGCTGGGAGTGTTTTGTAGCTGGTTCGGACGGGTCTACCAAAGAACCGCGTAGGTTTTACCGTCAAGCTGAAGACAAATTAGCTAAGCTTCAAGTCAACAGAGACAAGAAAGCGGAAGGTTTTAAGCCTCGACGGAAGTTAAACCAACGTATTGCTAAACTTCATCAAAAGATTGCTAGACAACGGAAACAATGGCATTACGAATTAGCTGGAGAACTGTTGGATCGGGCAGATGTTTTATTTGTGGAAGATTTGCAAGGATCCAACATGACGGGTCGAGGCCAACCTAAACAAGATGAAAATGGAAATTATCTCCCCAACCGTTTATCAGCCAGATCGGGACTAAATAAGAGTTTTGCTGATGCGGGGATAGCGGAATTCCTCAATGAAATCCTTTTCTACCAAGCCGAAAAAGCTGGTAAACCAGTCATTAAGGTAAATCCAAAAGGAACGTCTCGGCATTGCTCTAACTGTCTCAACCGAGTCCCGAAAGAGTTATCTGACCGTTGGCATAATAGTTGTCCTCATTGCGGTATTGAACTCCAAAGGGATGTAAACTCAGGAATTTTAATTAAGAAAGTGGGGTGGGGCATCGCCTCACTAAAAAACGCGAATCCCTCTAAAGGGAGGAGAAGCCAGCAGCGTACCGCGTAG
- the wecB gene encoding UDP-N-acetylglucosamine 2-epimerase (non-hydrolyzing) yields the protein MSIARFPNWLDFNFPMPFPICIVLGTRPEAIKLAPVIAAFQRSPQFCPHVILTGQHKEMVAQVMQLFQLHADYDLEIMQASQTLGDITCRSLTGLESLFAKIQPHLVLVQGDTTTAFAAALAAFYQKFPVAHVEAGLRTNNLFHPYPEEANRRLISQIAQLHFAPTALAVDNLRNSGVVGRIHQTGNTVIDALLAVAKGNPRCEVPGLDWQRYRVLLATIHRRESWGKTLRGIAQGLRQIVDAFADTALLLPLHRNPQVRDPLRAALQDHPRIFLTEPLDYQALVGAMQGCYLVLTDSGGLQEEAPSLGKPVLVLRETTERSEAIAAGTAKLVGTHSDGILAAAQSLLADEQAYAAMANATNPFGDGLAAQRIVRIVEAFC from the coding sequence ATGTCCATTGCACGCTTTCCCAATTGGCTAGATTTTAACTTTCCTATGCCATTTCCCATTTGTATCGTTCTCGGAACGCGCCCAGAAGCTATCAAGCTGGCACCAGTTATTGCTGCGTTTCAACGGTCCCCCCAGTTTTGTCCCCATGTGATTCTAACCGGACAGCATAAGGAAATGGTAGCTCAGGTGATGCAGCTGTTTCAACTGCACGCCGACTACGATTTAGAAATTATGCAAGCCTCCCAGACGTTAGGGGATATCACCTGTCGCAGCCTGACGGGGTTGGAATCGCTGTTTGCGAAAATTCAACCGCATTTGGTGTTGGTTCAGGGGGATACAACCACGGCTTTTGCTGCGGCTTTGGCGGCTTTTTACCAGAAATTTCCTGTGGCTCACGTGGAGGCGGGGTTGCGTACCAATAATTTATTTCATCCCTACCCGGAAGAAGCCAACCGCCGCTTGATTTCCCAAATTGCCCAGCTGCATTTTGCCCCTACGGCACTGGCTGTGGATAATTTACGCAACTCGGGCGTTGTTGGCAGGATTCACCAAACGGGCAATACGGTCATCGATGCGTTGCTGGCGGTGGCGAAGGGAAATCCCCGCTGCGAGGTACCGGGGTTGGATTGGCAGCGATATCGGGTTTTGTTGGCAACGATTCACCGGCGGGAAAGTTGGGGAAAGACGTTACGGGGAATTGCTCAAGGCTTGCGCCAGATTGTCGATGCTTTCGCAGATACGGCTTTGCTATTGCCCTTACATCGCAATCCCCAGGTTCGCGACCCCCTGCGGGCAGCTTTGCAAGACCATCCCCGTATTTTTTTGACGGAACCGTTGGATTATCAGGCTTTGGTGGGGGCGATGCAGGGTTGCTATTTGGTTTTGACAGATTCGGGAGGCTTGCAGGAGGAGGCCCCTAGTTTGGGCAAGCCGGTGCTGGTGTTGCGGGAGACGACGGAACGTTCGGAAGCGATCGCGGCGGGAACGGCCAAGTTGGTGGGGACCCACAGCGATGGTATCCTGGCGGCGGCGCAATCTTTATTGGCTGATGAGCAAGCTTATGCAGCTATGGCAAATGCTACCAATCCCTTTGGGGATGGTTTGGCGGCCCAGAGAATCGTGCGAATTGTAGAAGCATTTTGCTAG
- a CDS encoding DNA phosphorothioation-associated protein 4, translating to MAPSRIRIAQDKADLVKALTATDSKTGLFSTYADAVLFAAALGVKRGKREPLQSISKREPGPISQDYFVNRGYDAIVDLIAIGEIKEKEILANSNPDSQAQRIQIFEEYANGGLEILRDELKGAIDYAEQILLMMVGERFHTEESGQKSFDLSRFL from the coding sequence ATGGCACCATCAAGAATTCGCATTGCCCAGGATAAAGCTGATTTGGTCAAAGCCCTAACAGCGACCGATAGCAAAACCGGTTTGTTTTCTACCTATGCCGATGCGGTTTTGTTTGCAGCAGCTTTGGGAGTCAAGCGGGGCAAACGGGAACCCTTGCAAAGCATTTCCAAACGCGAACCGGGCCCCATCTCCCAAGATTATTTTGTCAATCGCGGTTACGATGCAATCGTGGATCTAATTGCCATTGGCGAAATCAAAGAAAAAGAGATTTTAGCCAATAGCAATCCGGACTCCCAAGCCCAACGCATACAGATTTTTGAAGAGTATGCCAATGGTGGGTTGGAAATTTTGCGCGACGAACTGAAAGGGGCGATCGATTATGCCGAGCAAATTCTGCTGATGATGGTTGGGGAACGGTTCCATACGGAGGAATCCGGACAAAAAAGTTTCGATCTAAGTCGTTTTTTATGA
- a CDS encoding DUF4335 domain-containing protein, with the protein MTIQRQYQLPNCTLVLEGLTDSQSYTQPSLDVMSILIDAQCHFHTQEQQVGGGMEFLQGLVAAVSRYAQEFLSQTRSLAGLGGTIPAVQLQPVEGNRHCLLVYPESSSMEGESSDRQVQQIYLSTLELFDLLEAIDQLLADRLTLPHLSLQLQPLPKQYVQRSSDPNQQVLPAAVGIAGVAIAGAVFFWMPYPEVKRPQQLLPDSQDQNPTSTSPATTPTPQPSPQNSATNPEPTLEGEPTVEPTPEAPASETATPTPPSVEELQAALSIRPEITDPNQLEALKWQLYNELEKAWDNREYVEDLEYQVGVGSDGAILGYKHLNAPAEQQTESTPLPDLVYLPTSEEAAAPESVALFRVVFTENGNLEVSPWRGYISEPDPPPEIQDAATILDLQDRLIEKVTEALPEDPTFDEPLEYRVEMSQSGAMIDYEAQTQSARQQVSRTPLAGLLEPAQRLARDENGAVRRARVAEFRLVFQPGGTLEVSPWHGFP; encoded by the coding sequence ATGACGATTCAACGTCAGTACCAGCTGCCCAACTGTACTTTGGTTTTGGAAGGACTAACGGACTCGCAAAGCTACACCCAACCGAGTCTGGATGTGATGTCAATTCTGATTGACGCCCAGTGCCATTTTCACACCCAGGAGCAACAAGTGGGCGGTGGCATGGAATTTTTGCAGGGGTTGGTGGCGGCTGTAAGTCGCTACGCCCAAGAGTTTTTGAGTCAAACGCGATCGCTGGCTGGTTTGGGCGGTACTATACCAGCGGTACAGTTGCAACCGGTGGAAGGCAACCGTCACTGTTTGTTGGTATATCCGGAAAGTTCCTCCATGGAAGGGGAAAGCAGCGATCGCCAGGTCCAACAGATCTATCTTTCCACATTAGAATTATTCGACCTGCTAGAAGCGATCGACCAATTGCTGGCGGACCGATTGACCCTGCCCCATCTTTCCCTACAACTGCAACCGCTGCCCAAACAGTACGTCCAACGCAGCAGCGACCCCAACCAACAGGTCTTGCCAGCAGCAGTAGGCATCGCCGGCGTCGCGATCGCGGGAGCGGTCTTTTTCTGGATGCCCTATCCCGAAGTCAAACGCCCGCAACAACTACTTCCCGATTCCCAAGACCAAAACCCAACCTCAACTTCGCCAGCCACCACACCAACTCCCCAGCCCTCTCCCCAAAACAGCGCCACCAACCCCGAACCCACCCTCGAGGGCGAACCCACCGTAGAACCCACTCCCGAAGCGCCAGCATCGGAAACCGCCACGCCAACTCCCCCTTCCGTAGAAGAACTACAGGCGGCTTTGTCCATTCGGCCGGAAATCACCGACCCCAACCAGTTAGAAGCTTTGAAATGGCAGCTTTATAACGAATTAGAAAAAGCTTGGGACAATCGAGAATATGTAGAAGACTTAGAATACCAAGTTGGCGTGGGCAGCGATGGTGCTATTCTAGGCTACAAACATCTCAACGCCCCTGCCGAACAGCAAACAGAGAGCACGCCCCTGCCAGATTTGGTGTATCTGCCCACCTCCGAAGAGGCAGCCGCCCCAGAATCCGTCGCCCTGTTCCGGGTGGTATTTACCGAAAACGGCAATTTAGAAGTTAGTCCCTGGCGCGGTTATATTTCCGAACCCGACCCGCCGCCGGAAATTCAGGATGCAGCCACCATTTTGGACTTGCAGGACCGCCTGATCGAGAAGGTTACCGAGGCCCTACCGGAAGACCCCACCTTTGACGAACCTTTGGAATATCGGGTGGAAATGAGCCAGTCGGGTGCCATGATCGACTACGAAGCCCAAACCCAATCCGCTCGCCAGCAAGTTTCCCGAACCCCCCTCGCCGGTTTGCTGGAGCCCGCGCAAAGACTGGCCCGGGATGAAAACGGTGCCGTGAGGCGCGCTCGAGTGGCCGAGTTTCGCCTGGTGTTTCAGCCGGGGGGAACCCTGGAAGTCAGCCCCTGGCATGGATTCCCCTAA
- a CDS encoding BlaI/MecI/CopY family transcriptional regulator: MVPLPENRPKQLSLGTLETEIMQIIWDLDGATAKQIHDRILKDPDRELAYASVMTVLRRLTKKGWLVCDTSNRAFRWSPTVSRHQAQMLKAHQQLQEFLAVGNPDVVAAFADSLDQASLEQIQAIAQRLQAQRQARED; the protein is encoded by the coding sequence ATGGTTCCTTTACCAGAAAATCGCCCCAAACAACTTTCCTTGGGCACCCTGGAAACGGAGATAATGCAGATTATTTGGGATTTGGATGGGGCAACGGCCAAACAAATCCACGACCGCATTCTCAAAGACCCAGACCGCGAACTGGCTTACGCTTCGGTGATGACGGTGTTGCGCCGCCTCACGAAAAAGGGCTGGCTGGTTTGCGATACGTCCAATCGGGCGTTTCGCTGGAGTCCCACGGTTTCCCGCCACCAAGCACAAATGCTCAAAGCCCACCAGCAACTACAGGAGTTTCTGGCTGTGGGCAATCCCGATGTGGTAGCTGCTTTTGCCGATAGTTTGGACCAAGCTAGTTTGGAACAAATCCAAGCGATCGCCCAACGGTTACAAGCACAGCGACAAGCGAGGGAGGACTAA